The window GAGGCGCTTCGGGTTGGCCTGGCAGTAGTCGTAGGTCCAGTTGTTGTGCGCCCGGGCCAGGGCACCGGCCAGCGCCGGGTCCAGGTCGTCGTGCATCTGGACCTGCCGCCCGCGCGTGCCGTAGAGGATCGCGACGTCGATCCCCTCGATGTCCATGGCCATGAGGTGCGACTCGGCGTCGTAGCCGCGCGCGATCGCCACCTCGTTGTGCGGGTGTTTGGCGATCGTCCGCCGGTAGAGGTCGGCTCCGGCCCGGGCCGTGGTCGACCGCTTGGTGAATTCGCCGATCGTGAGGTCCACGATCCGGATCGTCGGCTGGTTCGGCGACCCCTCGGCCGAGCGCGCAAAACTCGGGGCGAACGTCTTGAACGGCTCCGCCAGGTAGCGCTCCCAGAGATCGTCGGGCTCCATCGTGTGCAGGTCGCTGTCCATCACGCGAAAGCCGTTTTTCATGGTGCCTCTCCTTCGGTCATAGCCCGTAGAGGCGGGCGCAGTTGTCCCAGAGGATCTTCCGCTTGCTCCGGTCGGAGACGGGGAGCTTGAGGACGAGCACAGTCGCCTCAGGGAAGCGCGAGTCCGAGTGGGGGTAGTCGGTGGAGAAGACCAGGTTGTCGTCCCCGAGCTTCTGGATCACCCACTCCACCTGGTCCTCGTCGGGGTCCACGCTGATGAAGCACTGGCGCCTGAAGTACTCGCTCGGAAGGGCCTGGAGCTTGGCCGCCTCGCCGCCCTTGCACATCTCCCAGTACTCATCCAGGCGCCAGAGGAGCCAGGGGAGCCAGCTGCAGTTGCCTTCCAGGAACGCGACCCTCAGGTGCGGGAAGCGCTCCAGCACGCCGCCTGCGGTCATGCTGGCGACGGCAGCCATCAGCTCTACGGGGTTGTTCAGCCCCAGGCTCATGGCCGAGCTCGGTCGGGTCAGAAAGCGGTTGATGAAGTGGTCCTGGGCGTAGTTGTTGGGCGCCGGGTGAAAGCCGATCGGCACACCCAGCTGCTCGGCCTCGGCCCACAGGGGATCCATCCGGGGGTCGTGGAGGTTCACCCCGTTCACCGGGTTCGGCATCATCTGGGCGGCCACGAAGCCGAGCCCGGTCACGGCACGGTGAAGCTCCCGGGCGGCCAGCGTCGCGTCGTGGAGCGTCAGGAGCGCCGCCGCCTTCATGCGGCGCCGGTCGAGTGCGCAGAAGTCGGCCATCCAGTCGTTCCACG is drawn from Candidatus Rokuibacteriota bacterium and contains these coding sequences:
- a CDS encoding amidohydrolase family protein; protein product: MAKAGFRVLDSDLHVIEPADLYGRYLDKAYKDRAPRPLDAAHGYVRHWRVGEYTFPRPIGTGRVHAEARSREILKEYAAAGFDAASQLRAMDVEGIDVAVHFRTLPVVCVDAFEPEFALALCRAWNDWMADFCALDRRRMKAAALLTLHDATLAARELHRAVTGLGFVAAQMMPNPVNGVNLHDPRMDPLWAEAEQLGVPIGFHPAPNNYAQDHFINRFLTRPSSAMSLGLNNPVELMAAVASMTAGGVLERFPHLRVAFLEGNCSWLPWLLWRLDEYWEMCKGGEAAKLQALPSEYFRRQCFISVDPDEDQVEWVIQKLGDDNLVFSTDYPHSDSRFPEATVLVLKLPVSDRSKRKILWDNCARLYGL